The proteins below are encoded in one region of Oncorhynchus gorbuscha isolate QuinsamMale2020 ecotype Even-year linkage group LG01, OgorEven_v1.0, whole genome shotgun sequence:
- the rag1 gene encoding V(D)J recombination-activating protein 1: MEEGTLETYAPRCSMPAELHHPYSKFSDWKFKLFRVRSVERAPLPGEMQLERGALSGVVASAPLGETVGDVVDLPGSVMKLCLGGKSKENVEGPGKRVDLKLQEMDTHMNHLRCLCRLCGGALRKAKGPEHEVQGLLDEDSRSALRRMGCKATSWPEVILKVFKVDVAGDMEVVHPPFFCQRCWTLAMRGGGFCSFSRTHVPGWRPHTTLCLLCHPKKPSLQRRGRKRRKPTRGAQRLAKRTKWDIQDNAAIVGEKRAWRTVIDPHQGPGLRPWVRSTVQRAQWVKSITLCQKEHLSARLLSEDLPVDFLSSVTCQVCDHLLSEPVQSPCRHLFCRSCITKYIYSLGPHCPTCTLPCGPADLTAPAKGFLGVLHSLLLLCPRERCGEQVRLDSFRAHCLGHHLEEVDGDHKSAENSLDNFLPVNKGGRPRQHLLSLTRRAQKHRLRDLKTQVKVFAEKEEGGDTKSVCLTLFLLALRAGNEHRQADELEAMMQGRGFGLHPAVCLAIRVNTFLSCSQYHKMYRTVKATSGRQIFQPLHTLRAAEKELLPGYHPFEWQPALKSVSTSCHVGIIDGLSGWIASVDDSPADTVTRRFRYDVALVSALKDLEEDIMEGLRERGLEDSACTSGFSVMIKESCDGMGDVSEKHGGGPAVPEKAVRFSFTIMSVSIQAEGEDEAITIFREPKPNSEMSCKPLCLMFVDESDHETLTGVLGPVVAERNAMKHSRLILSVGGLSRSFRFHFRGTGYDEKMVREMEGLEASGSTYICTLCDSTRAEASQNMTLHSVTRSHDENLERYELWRTNPHSESAEELRDRVKGVSAKPFMETQPTLDALHCDIGNATEFYKIFQDEIGEVYHKANPSREQRRSWRAALDKQLRKKMKLKPVMRMNGNYARKLMTREAVEAVCELVCSEERQEALRELMGLYIQMKPVWRSTCPAKECPDQLCRYSFNSQRFAELLSTVFKYRYDGKITNYLHKTLAHVPEIVERDGSIGAWASEGNESGNKLFRRFRKMNARQSKTFELEDVLKHHWLYTSKYLQKFMEAHKDSAKALQATIDTVGSQETQEDADMSLDVPDF; encoded by the exons ATGGAGGAGGGTACCCTGGAGACATATGCCCCCCGGTGCTCTATGCCGGCCGAGCTCCATCACCCCTACTCCAAGTTCTCAGACTGGAAGTTCAAGCTGTTCCGGGTCAGGTCCGTGGAGAGGGCCCCGCTGCCCGGGGAGATGCAGCTAGAGAGAGGGGCCTTGTCTGGGGTTGTGGCCTCTGCACCCCTGGGGGAAACTGTGGGGGATGTGGTGGACCTCCCAGGGAGTGTGATGAAGCTTTGCCTGGGGGGTAAGAGCAAGGAGAACGTAGAGGGCCCGGGAAAGAGAGTGGACCTGAAACTCcaggagatggacacacacatgaACCACCTCAG gtgtctgTGCCGTCTCTGTGGCGGGGCCCTGAGGAAAGCCAAAGGTCCAGAGCATGAAGTCCAGGGGCTTTTGGACGAGGATAGCAGGAGTGCCCTGCGTAGGATGGGCTGCAAGGCCACCAGCTGGCCAGAGGTCATCCTCAAGGTCTTCAAAGTGGACGTGGCGGGGGACATGGAGGTCGTCCATCCGCCATTCTTCTGCCAGCGCTGCTGGACATTGGCCATGCGAGGAGGGGGCTTCTGCAGCTTCTCCAGGACACATGTCCCTGGGTGGAGACCCCACACcaccctctgcctcctctgccaCCCTAAGAAACCCTcactacagaggagagggaggaagaggaggaagcccACTCGTGGAGCCCAACGCCTGGCCAAGAGGACCAAGTGGGACATCCAGGATAACGCTGCTATTGTTGGTGAGAAGAGAGCCTGGAGAACAGTGATAGATCCTCACCAGGGACCTGGACTTAGACCCTGGGTGAGATCCACCGTCCAGAGAGCTCAGTGGGTGAAGAGCATCACCCTCTGCCAGAAAGAGCACCTTAGTGCCAGACTGCTGTCCGAGGACCTCCCTGTGGACTTCCTGAGCTCAGTCACCTGTCAGGTGTGTGACCACCTGTTGTCTGAGCCCGTCCAGTCCCCCTGCAGACACCTCTTCTGCCGCAGCTGCATCACTAAATATATTTACTCTCTGGGCCCCCACTGCCCAACTTGCACCCTGCCCTGTGGCCCTGCCGACCTTACTGCCCCAGCTAAGGGCTTCCTGGGGGTCCTGCACTCCCTGCTGCTGCTTTGCCCCAGAGAGCGCTGTGGGGAGCAGGTTCGGCTGGACTCCTTCAGAGCCCACTGCTTGGGTCACCATCTGGAAGAAGTGGATGGGGACCACAAGTCAGCGGAAAATAGCCTGGACAACTTCCTGCCTGTCAACAAAGGGGGAAGGCCCCGACAGCATCTCTTGTCACTGACGAGGCGTGCCCAGAAGCACCGGCTGAGGGACCTGAAGACCCAGGTGAAGGTGTTTGCAGAGAAGGAAGAAGGTGGAGACACCAAGTCGGTGTGCCTGACCCTGTTCCTGCTAGCTTTGAGGGCTGGAAACGAACACCGGCAGGCAGACGAACTGGAGGCCATGATGCAAG GTAGAGGCTTTGGCCTGCATCCTGCTGTGTGTCTGGCCATCCGGGTCAACACGTTCCTGAGCTGCAGCCAGTACCACAAGATGTACCGCACCGTCAAGGCCACCAGTGGGCGCCAGATCTTCCAGCCCCTGCACACCTTACGCGCTGCAGAGAAGGAGCTCCTCCCAGGCTACCACCCCTTTGAGTGGCAGCCGGCCCTCAAGAGTGTGTCCACATCCTGCCATGTGGGGATCATTGACGGGCTATCAGGGTGGATCGCTTCGGTGGACGACTCCCCAGCAGATACAGTCACGCGACGGTTTCGCTACGACGTGGCCCTGGTGTCAGCCCTGAAGGACCTGgaggaggacatcatggaggggCTGAGAGAACGAGGCCTGGAAGACAGTGCTTGCACCTCGGGCTTCAGCGTTATGATCAAGGAGTCCTGCGATGGTATGGGGGACGTCAGTGAGAAGCATGGCGGAGGGCCGGCCGTCCCGGAAAAGGCTGTGCGTTTTTCCTTCACCATCATGTCCGTCTCTATTCAAGCTGAGGGAGAAGATGAGGCGATCACCATTTTCCGGGAGCCCAAGCCCAACTCAGAGATGTCCTGCAAGCCGCTATGCCTGATGTTTGTGGACGAGTCGGACCACGAGACTCTCACAGGCGTCCTGGGGCCTGTGGTGGCCGAAAGGAACGCTATGAAGCACAGCCGTCTCATCCTGTCTGTGGGCGGCCTTTCTCGCTCCTTCCGCTTCCACTTCCGGGGCACGGGCTATGATGAGAAGATGGTGCGAGAGATGGAGGGTTTGGAGGCCTCTGGCTCCACTTACATCTGCACGCTGTGTGACTCCACTCGGGCAGAGGCCTCCCAAAACATGACTCTCCACTCTGTCACCCGCAGCCATGACGAGAACCTGGAGCGCTATGAACTTTGGAGGACCAACCCTCATTCTGAGTCAGCTGAAGAGCTGCGAGACCGAGTCAAAGGTGTCTCTGCCAAGCCCTTCATGGAGACCCAGCCCACACTGGATGCCCTGCACTGTGATATCGGCAATGCCACTGAGTTCTACAAGATCTTCCAGGATGAGATAGGGGAGGTCTATCACAAGGCAAACCCCAGCCGGGAGCAGCGTCGGAGCTGGCGGGCCGCCCTGGACAAGCAGCTGAGGAAGAAGATGAAGCTGAAGCCTGTGATGAGGATGAATGGGAACTATGCACGGAAGCTGATGACCCGGGAGGCAGTGGAGGCAGTGTGTGAGCTGGTGTGCTCAGAGGAGCGTCAGGAAGCCCTGAGGGAGCTGATGGGGCTCTACATCCAGATGAAGCCTGTGTGGCGCTCCACCTGCCCGGCCAAGGAGTGCCCAGACCAGCTCTGCCGGTATAGCTTTAACTCCCAACGCTTCGCAGAGCTGCTCTCCACCGTCTTCAAGTACAGGTATGACGGAAAGATCACCAACTACCTGCACAAGACCTTGGCCCATGTGCCAGAGATTGTGGAGAGGGATGGCTCCATCGGGGCCTGGGCCAGCGAGGGGAATGAGTCTGGGAACAAGCTGTTCAGACGGTTCAGGAAGATGAATGCCCGCCAGTCCAAGACCTTTGAGCTGGAGGACGTGCTGAAGCACCACTGGCTCTACACATCCAAGTACCTGCAGAAGTTCATGGAAGCTCACAAGGACTCTGCCAAAGCTCTGCAGGCCACCATTGACACTGTGGGGAGTCAGGAGACACAGGAGGATGCTGACATGTCACTGGATGTCCCAgacttttga
- the rag2 gene encoding V(D)J recombination-activating protein 2, with product MSLQPLTAVNCGSLLQPGCSLLQLDGDIFLFGQKGWPRRSCPTGVFGVRLKHGELKLRPISFSNDSCYLPPLRCPAVTRLEPHDGHPEGYLIHGGRTPNNEISSSLYLLTLDSRGCNRKVTLRCQERELVGEQPGPRYGHTLSMVQSLGKQACVVFGGRSYMPAGERSTENWNSVVDCPPQVFIIDLEFGCCSAHTLPELTDGQSFHLALARDDYVYFLGGHTLSSDSRSPRVFCLRVELLQGSPLLSCEHLDTGLSISSAIATRVGPSHEYIILGGYQSETQKRMECSSVVLDDSGISIEPREAPQWTGEISHSHTWFGGSLGGGSALIGVPSEGRPAPPEAHYFYQVCFQKEGEGEGEDGNQGCSQESTDFEDSAPLEDSEELYFGREPHELEDSSEGEGDTYNEEDEEDESQTGYWVKCCLGCQVDPNTWEPYYSTELLRPAMIYCSKGEGGHWVHAQCMELTEGLLVRLSQGNGKYFCLDHGGLPRQEMTPPRQVLSLKRSPMKPQHRKGPMMPKMTPAKKRFFRRLFE from the coding sequence ATGTCTCTGCAACCACTGACTGCAGTGAACTGTGGCAGCCTCCTGCAGCCTGGCTGCTCCCTGTTACAGCTGGACGGTGACATATTTCTGTTCGGCCAGAAAGGCTGGCCCAGGCGCTCCTGTCCTACTGGGGTCTTCGGGGTACGCCTAAAGCATGGGGAGCTCAAACTGCGACCCATCTCCTTCTCAAATGACTCCTGCTATCTTCCCCCTCTGCGTTGTCCCGCCGTGACCCGCCTTGAGCCCCATGATGGACACCCAGAGGGCTACCTCATCCATGGAGGCCGAACCCCAAACAACGAGATCTCCTCCAGCCTCTACCTGCTGACCCTGGACAGCCGTGGCTGCAACCGCAAAGTGACCCTGCGCTGTcaggagagagagttggtgggaGAGCAGCCAGGGCCCCGATACGGCCACACACTTAGCATGGTGCAGAGTCTGGGCAAGCAGGCCTGCGTTGTGTTTGGGGGCAGATCCTACATGCCGGCCGGGGAGCGGAGCACAGAGAACTGGAACAGCGTTGTGGACTGCCCTCCTCAGGTGTTCATCATCGACTTAGAATTTGGCTGCTGCTCTGCCCACACCTTACCTGAGCTCACTGACGGCCAGTCCTTCCACCTAGCTTTGGCAAGAGACGACTATGTCTACTTCCTTGGTGGCCACACTCTGTCGTCTGACTCTCGTTCTCCTCGTGTGTTCTGCCTGCGTGTGGAGCTCCTGCAGGGCAGCCCTCTGCTCTCCTGTGAGCACCTGGACACCGGCCTGTCCATCTCCAGTGCTATTGCCACCCGTGTGGGGCCCTCCCATGAGTACATTATCCTGGGTGGGTATCAGTCAGAGACCCAAAAGAGGATGGAGTGCAGCAGTGTGGTGCTGGATGACTCTGGGATCAGCATCGAGCCCAGAGAGGCCCCTCAGTGGACAGGGGAAATCAGCCACAGCCACACCTGGTTCGGAGGCAGCTTGGGTGGAGGGAGCGCTCTGATTGGGGTCCCCTCTGAGGGCAGGCCAGCCCCGCCCGAAGCACATTACTTCTACCAGGTGTGTTTCCaaaaggagggggaaggagagggtgaaGACGGGAACCAGGGCTGCAGCCAGGAGTCCACAGACTTTGAGGACTCCGCCCCTCTGGAGGACTCTGAGGAGCTGTACTTCGGCCGCGAGCCCCATGAGCTGGAGGACAGcagcgagggagagggggatacgtacaatgaagaggatgaggaggatgagtcCCAGACAGGCTATTGGGTCAAATGTTGCCTGGGCTGCCAGGTGGACCCCAACACTTGGGAGCCCTACTACTCCACAGAGCTGCTGCGGCCAGCCATGATCTACTGCTCCAAAGGAGAGGGAGGCCACTGGGTCCATGCCCAGTGTATGGAGCTGACTGAGGGCCTGCTGGTGAGGCTCTCGCAGGGAAACGGCAAGTACTTCTGCCTGGACCACGGGGGCCTGCCCCGCCAGGAGATGACCCCGCCACGCCAGGTGCTGTCCCTGAAGAGGAGCCCCATGAAACCACAGCACAGGAAGGGCCCAATGATGCCGAAGATGACACCCGCCAAGAAGCGCTTCTTCAGGAGGCTGTTTGAGTGA